One stretch of Streptomyces hygroscopicus DNA includes these proteins:
- a CDS encoding apolipoprotein N-acyltransferase: MPSGSDTTAETAPTGPDADRPGPRSGPAVTPPTGGAVEGGDTAEGGETGTAAPATASEPSGGERRPGRLRRLGLLARHEARRSALAAVGGLALGLAFPPFGVWPLSLVAVAALALLTHGRTARQGAWTGFAFGVPFFLLLLKWLSVVGWDAVIGLSVIQAAFLALMGAGLALVSRLPVPALWPLWTACLWVAEEWARDRVPFGGFPWGRLAFANTGSPYTPLAALGGAPLVTFGVALTGGALASAALVLWRLRRAGGLSPRGALPAAGAVAVAAAVTVAGFAVPIPTAADDSVDIAVVQGNVQQAGMDFLGRPMKILNNHVNATLDLAKDVKAGRIAKPDLVIWPENASDLDPFQYREAYARMDEAVKAIGVPVLVGALVDHPTKQGYVENQGIVWDPKSGPGASYTKQHPVPFGEYVPFRQQLSKIITRLQRVPRDFYPGDHTGVLKVGPARLGDVICFEVAYDEIVRDTVNAGARAIVVQTNNATYGRSGQPEQQLVMSKLRAIEHGRPVITAATSGISAVVSPDGTIEQRTKEFTQDVLTARIPLRDGKTLADRVGAIPEWVLAMVGVLSCAAAITIGRRGRTDEKGQ, encoded by the coding sequence GTGCCATCGGGTTCCGACACCACCGCCGAAACCGCCCCCACCGGGCCGGACGCAGACCGTCCGGGTCCGCGGTCCGGCCCCGCCGTCACGCCGCCCACCGGCGGCGCCGTCGAAGGCGGTGACACCGCCGAGGGCGGCGAGACCGGGACCGCGGCGCCCGCGACCGCGTCCGAGCCGTCCGGCGGAGAGCGGCGGCCCGGCCGGCTGCGCCGTCTGGGCCTGCTCGCCCGCCACGAGGCGCGGCGCAGCGCGTTGGCGGCGGTCGGCGGGCTCGCGCTCGGCCTCGCCTTCCCGCCGTTCGGGGTGTGGCCGCTGTCCCTGGTGGCCGTCGCCGCCCTGGCCCTGCTCACCCACGGCCGGACCGCGCGCCAGGGCGCCTGGACGGGCTTCGCCTTCGGGGTGCCGTTCTTCCTGCTGCTGCTGAAGTGGCTCAGCGTCGTGGGCTGGGACGCGGTGATCGGCCTGTCCGTCATCCAGGCGGCCTTCCTCGCGCTGATGGGGGCGGGCCTGGCCCTGGTCTCCCGGCTGCCGGTACCGGCCCTGTGGCCGCTGTGGACGGCCTGTCTGTGGGTCGCCGAGGAGTGGGCCCGCGACCGGGTGCCCTTCGGCGGCTTCCCCTGGGGCCGGCTGGCCTTCGCCAATACCGGCTCGCCCTACACGCCGCTCGCCGCGCTGGGCGGCGCCCCGCTGGTCACCTTCGGCGTCGCGCTGACGGGCGGGGCGCTCGCCTCCGCCGCGCTCGTCCTGTGGCGGCTGCGCCGCGCCGGGGGCCTCTCGCCGCGCGGCGCCCTGCCCGCCGCCGGGGCCGTGGCCGTCGCCGCCGCCGTGACGGTGGCCGGATTCGCGGTGCCCATCCCCACCGCCGCCGACGACTCGGTCGATATCGCCGTCGTCCAGGGCAATGTGCAGCAGGCCGGGATGGACTTCCTGGGCCGCCCGATGAAGATCCTCAATAACCATGTGAACGCGACCCTGGACCTGGCCAAGGACGTCAAGGCGGGCCGGATCGCCAAGCCCGATCTCGTCATCTGGCCGGAAAACGCCTCCGACCTCGATCCCTTCCAGTATCGGGAGGCATACGCCCGGATGGACGAGGCCGTGAAGGCGATCGGCGTTCCGGTGCTGGTCGGTGCCCTGGTCGACCATCCGACCAAACAGGGCTATGTGGAGAACCAGGGCATCGTCTGGGACCCGAAGAGCGGCCCCGGCGCCTCGTACACCAAGCAGCACCCCGTGCCCTTCGGTGAGTACGTCCCCTTCCGCCAGCAGCTCAGCAAGATCATCACCCGGCTCCAGCGGGTGCCCCGCGACTTCTACCCCGGCGACCACACCGGCGTGCTCAAGGTCGGCCCCGCCCGGCTCGGCGATGTGATCTGCTTCGAGGTCGCCTACGACGAGATCGTCCGCGACACGGTCAACGCGGGCGCCCGGGCGATCGTCGTCCAGACCAACAACGCCACCTACGGGCGCAGCGGCCAGCCCGAGCAGCAGCTGGTCATGTCCAAGCTGAGGGCGATCGAACACGGTCGGCCGGTGATCACCGCTGCCACGAGCGGGATCAGCGCCGTGGTCTCCCCGGATGGCACGATCGAGCAGCGGACGAAAGAATTCACGCAAGATGTGCTCACCGCGCGCATCCCGCTGCGTGACGGCAAGACCCTGGCCGACCGCGTCGGTGCGATCCCCGAGTGGGTGCTCGCTATGGTGGGCGTTCTGTCCTGCGCGGCCGCGATCACGATCGGCCGTCGGGGACGTACGGACGAGAAGGGGCAGTAG
- a CDS encoding acyl-CoA dehydrogenase, with product MTDHGPQPVERELPTEEARDLISLVRELIEREIKPRAAEEEAAGRFPRELFTLLSESGLLGLVQPEEFGGGDQPYEVYLQVLEELAAARLTVGLGVSVHTLACHALARYGSKEQRAEHLPAMLGGGLLGAYCLSEPSSGSDAAGLTTRATRDGDTWTIEGTKAWITHGGIADFYTVLARTGPERTRGISAFLVPAGTPGLSAAAPEHKMGMAGSPTAQIHLDGVRVPDARRIGEEGQGFAIALSALDAGRLGIAACAVGVAQAALDEALAYTAQRRQFGRPIADFQGLRFMLADMATQIEAGRALYLAAARLRDAGRPFSKQAAMAKLFCTDAAMRITTDAVQLLGGYGYTVDFPVERYMREAKVLQIVEGTNQIQRVVIARALAGPETG from the coding sequence ATGACCGACCACGGCCCGCAGCCGGTGGAACGCGAGCTGCCCACCGAGGAGGCCCGCGACCTGATTTCGCTCGTCCGCGAGCTGATCGAACGGGAGATCAAGCCCCGGGCCGCCGAGGAGGAGGCCGCCGGGCGCTTCCCCCGCGAGCTGTTCACCCTGTTGTCCGAGTCCGGGCTGCTGGGGCTGGTCCAGCCCGAGGAGTTCGGCGGTGGCGACCAGCCGTACGAGGTCTATCTGCAGGTCCTGGAGGAACTCGCGGCGGCCCGGCTGACCGTCGGCCTCGGCGTCAGCGTCCACACCCTGGCCTGCCACGCCCTCGCCCGCTACGGCAGCAAGGAGCAACGGGCCGAGCACCTTCCCGCGATGCTGGGCGGCGGTCTGCTCGGCGCGTACTGCCTCTCCGAGCCCTCCTCCGGCTCCGACGCGGCCGGGCTCACCACCCGGGCCACCCGTGACGGGGACACCTGGACGATCGAGGGCACCAAGGCGTGGATCACCCACGGCGGAATCGCCGACTTCTACACCGTGCTCGCCCGCACCGGCCCCGAGCGCACCCGGGGCATCAGCGCCTTCCTCGTCCCCGCGGGCACCCCCGGGCTCTCGGCGGCCGCACCCGAGCACAAGATGGGCATGGCCGGTTCGCCGACCGCCCAGATCCATCTCGACGGAGTGCGGGTCCCCGACGCGCGCCGCATCGGCGAGGAGGGCCAGGGGTTCGCGATCGCCCTGTCCGCCCTCGACGCGGGCCGTCTGGGCATCGCGGCCTGCGCCGTCGGCGTCGCCCAGGCGGCGCTGGACGAGGCGCTCGCCTACACCGCGCAGCGGCGGCAGTTCGGCCGGCCGATAGCCGACTTCCAGGGGCTGCGCTTCATGCTCGCCGACATGGCCACCCAGATCGAGGCCGGGCGCGCCCTGTACCTGGCGGCGGCACGGCTGCGGGACGCGGGGCGGCCGTTCTCCAAGCAGGCGGCGATGGCCAAGCTGTTCTGCACGGACGCCGCGATGCGGATCACCACCGACGCCGTCCAACTGCTCGGCGGATACGGCTACACGGTGGACTTCCCGGTCGAGCGTTATATGCGTGAGGCGAAGGTCCTGCAGATCGTGGAGGGCACCAACCAGATCCAGCGGGTGGTCATCGCCCGCGCTCTCGCGGGACCTGAGACCGGCTGA
- a CDS encoding aldehyde dehydrogenase: MTRFANPGSEGSVVNYQPRYDHWIGGEYVPPARGRYFENPTPVNGQPFTEIARGTAEDVERALDAAHAAAPAWGRTAPAERASVLLKIADRMEQNLEALAVAESWENGKPVRETLAADIPLAIDHFRYFAGAIRAQEGSLSELDHDTVAYHFHEPLGVVAQIIPWNFPILMATWKLAPALAAGNAVVLKPAEQTPASIHLWMNLVADLLPPGVVNIVNGFGVEAGKPLASNSRVAKVAFTGETTTGRLIMQYASENLIPVTLELGGKSPNVFFDDVSAADDDFLDKALEGFTMFALNQGEVCTCPSRALVQGGHYQAFMDAAVARTEKVAQGHPLDTDTMIGAQASNDQLEKILSYLDIGRQEGARVLTGGSRAELGGELEGGYYVQPTIFEGGNHMRVFQEEIFGPVVAVARFTDFEDAIGIANDTLYGLGAGVWTRDGTTAYRAGRAIQAGRVWTNCYHAYPAHAAFGGYKQSGIGRETHKMMLDHYQQTKNLLVSYSPKKLGFF, encoded by the coding sequence ATGACGCGTTTCGCAAACCCCGGCTCCGAGGGCTCGGTCGTCAACTATCAGCCGCGCTATGACCACTGGATCGGCGGCGAGTACGTACCGCCGGCCCGGGGCCGCTATTTCGAGAACCCGACCCCCGTGAACGGGCAGCCGTTCACCGAGATCGCCCGGGGCACCGCCGAGGACGTCGAGCGGGCCCTGGACGCCGCCCACGCGGCCGCGCCCGCCTGGGGCCGTACGGCACCTGCCGAGCGCGCCTCGGTGCTGCTGAAGATCGCCGACCGGATGGAGCAGAATCTGGAGGCGCTCGCGGTCGCGGAGAGCTGGGAGAACGGCAAGCCGGTACGGGAGACGCTGGCCGCCGATATCCCGCTGGCCATCGACCACTTCCGCTATTTCGCGGGGGCGATCCGGGCCCAGGAGGGCAGCCTCTCCGAGCTCGACCACGACACGGTCGCGTACCACTTCCACGAGCCGCTGGGCGTGGTCGCCCAGATCATCCCGTGGAACTTCCCGATCCTGATGGCCACTTGGAAGCTGGCCCCGGCGCTGGCCGCGGGCAACGCGGTGGTGCTGAAGCCCGCCGAGCAGACGCCGGCCTCGATCCACCTGTGGATGAACCTGGTGGCCGATCTGCTGCCCCCGGGTGTGGTCAACATCGTCAACGGTTTCGGCGTGGAGGCCGGAAAGCCGCTGGCGTCCAACTCCCGGGTGGCCAAGGTCGCCTTCACCGGGGAGACCACCACCGGCCGGCTGATCATGCAGTACGCGAGCGAGAACCTGATCCCGGTCACCCTGGAACTCGGCGGCAAGAGCCCGAACGTCTTCTTCGACGATGTCTCGGCCGCCGACGACGACTTCCTGGACAAGGCGCTGGAAGGGTTCACCATGTTCGCCCTGAACCAGGGCGAGGTGTGCACCTGTCCCTCACGGGCCCTGGTCCAAGGCGGCCACTACCAGGCGTTCATGGACGCGGCCGTGGCCCGTACGGAGAAGGTGGCGCAGGGGCATCCGCTGGACACCGACACCATGATCGGCGCCCAGGCGTCCAACGACCAGCTCGAGAAGATCCTGTCGTATCTGGACATCGGCCGGCAGGAAGGCGCCCGCGTCCTCACCGGCGGCAGCCGCGCCGAGCTCGGCGGTGAACTCGAGGGCGGCTACTACGTCCAGCCCACGATCTTCGAGGGCGGCAACCATATGCGGGTCTTCCAGGAGGAGATCTTCGGACCGGTGGTCGCGGTGGCGCGGTTCACCGACTTCGAGGACGCGATCGGCATCGCCAACGACACGCTCTACGGGCTGGGCGCGGGGGTGTGGACCCGGGACGGCACGACCGCGTACCGCGCCGGGCGCGCCATCCAGGCGGGCCGGGTATGGACCAACTGCTACCACGCCTACCCGGCGCACGCCGCCTTCGGCGGCTACAAGCAGTCCGGGATCGGCCGCGAGACCCACAAGATGATGCTGGATCACTATCAGCAGACGAAGAACCTGCTGGTGTCGTACTCCCCGAAGAAGCTGGGTTTCTTCTAG
- a CDS encoding AsnC family transcriptional regulator — protein sequence MEELDRQIVELLVKDGRMSYTDLGKATGLSTSAVHQRVRRLEQRGVIRGYAAVVDPEAVGLPLTAFISVKPFDPSAPDDISERLAEVPEIEACHSVAGDENYILKVRVATPLELEHLLSRIRSLAGVSTRTTVVLSTPYEARPPRV from the coding sequence GTGGAGGAGTTGGACAGACAGATCGTGGAGCTGCTCGTCAAGGACGGCCGGATGAGCTACACGGACCTGGGCAAGGCCACCGGCCTGTCCACATCGGCCGTGCACCAGCGGGTTCGCCGCCTCGAACAACGGGGCGTGATCCGCGGCTATGCCGCCGTCGTGGACCCCGAGGCCGTCGGGCTGCCCCTCACCGCGTTCATCTCGGTCAAACCCTTCGACCCCAGCGCGCCCGACGACATCTCCGAGCGGCTCGCCGAGGTGCCCGAGATCGAGGCGTGCCACAGCGTCGCGGGCGATGAGAACTACATCCTCAAGGTGCGCGTCGCCACCCCGCTGGAGCTGGAGCACCTGCTCAGCCGGATCCGCTCGCTGGCCGGAGTCTCCACCCGCACCACCGTGGTCCTCTCCACGCCCTACGAGGCGCGCCCGCCGCGCGTCTGA
- a CDS encoding diguanylate cyclase, giving the protein MVNPWLAMASGTDPAERTLAVRRAHEAFLTEGSVSPAVRPVVAESWRRSADARVAQERNAPIDLADDALDTYRADHPLARVMPLFRELLGTIAHDGAHLLAVCDEQGRMLWVEGHAGVRNQAERMNFVAGARWDESHAGTNAPGTALTVDHAVQIFATEHFNRTVQPWTCAAAPIHDPHTGRLLGAVDITGGDHLAAPHSLALVQATARAAEAQLGAGEPRARGPRICLTALGRDEALLVVDGRRLRLGRRHSEIMVLLAGHPEGLSGDRLTLELYGPRADDRSPVTLRAELSRLRRLVGPLLGSRPYRLCAPVSTDLADAAEALASGDAYTALRAYPGPLLPLSEAPGVCRMRRVLEDGLRRTVLSHGDPELLRRWAQTPWGEDDLEVAEALLTALPEHAPGRAVPAARVRRLRELYGLAGVAQHGDGTRQGGVAPHGDGTRQGGIAQHRDGTRQGGVAQHRDGTHHGAGPHREDHAERQGGGHQDATSPQRGRG; this is encoded by the coding sequence ATGGTCAATCCTTGGCTGGCGATGGCGTCCGGCACCGACCCCGCCGAGCGCACCCTTGCCGTGCGCCGCGCCCATGAGGCGTTTCTGACCGAGGGGTCGGTGAGCCCGGCCGTGCGGCCGGTGGTGGCGGAGTCCTGGCGGCGCTCGGCCGACGCGCGGGTCGCCCAGGAGCGCAACGCGCCGATCGACCTGGCGGACGACGCGCTGGACACCTACCGCGCGGACCATCCGCTGGCCCGGGTGATGCCGCTGTTCCGGGAGCTGCTGGGCACCATCGCCCACGACGGCGCCCATCTGCTCGCGGTCTGCGACGAACAGGGCCGGATGCTGTGGGTGGAGGGGCACGCGGGCGTACGGAACCAGGCCGAGCGGATGAACTTCGTGGCCGGGGCGCGCTGGGACGAGAGCCATGCGGGCACCAACGCGCCCGGGACGGCACTCACCGTCGACCATGCGGTGCAGATCTTCGCCACCGAGCACTTCAACCGCACTGTGCAACCGTGGACCTGCGCCGCCGCCCCCATCCACGATCCGCACACCGGACGGCTGCTGGGCGCGGTGGACATCACCGGCGGGGACCATCTGGCCGCCCCGCACAGCCTGGCCCTGGTCCAGGCGACCGCCCGCGCCGCCGAGGCCCAACTGGGCGCCGGGGAGCCACGGGCTCGCGGGCCGCGGATCTGTCTGACGGCGCTGGGCCGGGACGAGGCGCTGCTGGTCGTCGACGGGCGGCGGCTGCGGCTCGGGCGGCGGCACAGCGAGATCATGGTGCTGCTGGCGGGCCATCCGGAGGGGCTGTCCGGCGACCGGCTGACGCTGGAGCTGTACGGGCCCCGGGCCGACGACCGCTCCCCGGTGACGCTGCGGGCCGAGCTGTCGCGGCTGCGCCGCCTGGTGGGCCCGCTGCTGGGCTCGCGCCCGTACCGGCTCTGCGCGCCCGTGAGCACCGATCTGGCCGACGCCGCCGAGGCGTTGGCCTCCGGCGACGCGTATACGGCGCTGCGGGCGTATCCGGGGCCGCTGCTGCCGCTGTCGGAGGCGCCGGGGGTGTGCCGGATGCGGCGGGTGCTGGAGGACGGGCTGCGGCGCACCGTGCTGTCCCACGGCGATCCGGAACTGCTGCGGCGCTGGGCGCAGACGCCGTGGGGCGAGGACGATCTGGAGGTCGCGGAGGCGCTGCTGACCGCGCTTCCGGAGCATGCGCCGGGGCGGGCGGTTCCGGCCGCGCGGGTCCGGCGGCTGCGGGAGCTGTACGGGCTGGCGGGCGTTGCCCAGCACGGAGACGGCACCCGCCAAGGGGGCGTTGCCCCGCACGGAGACGGCACCCGCCAAGGGGGCATTGCCCAGCACCGAGACGGCACCCGCCAAGGGGGCGTTGCCCAGCACCGAGACGGCACCCACCACGGAGCCGGCCCGCACCGCGAAGACCACGCTGAACGGCAAGGAGGCGGCCACCAGGACGCAACGTCCCCGCAACGTGGCCGCGGCTAG
- a CDS encoding amidohydrolase, which translates to MNDPTPAQAPEGRTVLLRGGEVHSPADPFATAMVVERGTIAWVGSEGAADSFADGVDEIIPLDGALVTPAFTDAHVHTTATGLALTGLDLTGARTLADALERVRAFAAAHPADRVLLGHGWDAARWPEGRPPSRAELDEATGGRPLYLTRIDVHSAVVTTALLDRVPGVSDLAGHRADAPLTGAAHHAVRAAAHAAVTERQRTDAQRAALARAASLGIGSLHECAGPDISSEDDLTGLLKLAAGEPGPRVHGYWAEAASSAADLDKVRELGAIGAAGDLFADGALGSHTACLHQPYADTPHTGTAYLDAAAIAAHVIACTEAGIQAGFHAIGDAAVTAVVEGVRAAADKAGLARVRAARHRVEHAEMLTPGTIAAFADLGLTASVQPAFDALWGGEDGMYAQRLGPGRARTLNPYAALLRAGVPLALGSDSPVTPLDPWGTVRAAAFHRTPEHRISVRAAFTAHTRGGWRAIGRDDAGVLVPGAPADYAIWRTGELIVQVPDTRVAGWSTDPRSGTPGLPDLTPGGQLPVCVRTVVGGRTVHLRPDE; encoded by the coding sequence GTGAACGACCCGACCCCCGCCCAGGCCCCCGAAGGCCGTACCGTCCTGCTGCGCGGAGGTGAGGTCCACAGCCCCGCCGATCCGTTCGCGACCGCGATGGTCGTCGAGCGCGGCACCATCGCCTGGGTCGGCTCCGAAGGGGCCGCGGACAGCTTCGCGGACGGCGTGGACGAGATCATCCCGCTGGACGGGGCACTGGTCACCCCGGCGTTCACCGATGCGCATGTGCACACCACCGCGACCGGGCTCGCCCTCACCGGACTCGATCTCACCGGCGCCCGTACGCTCGCCGACGCGCTGGAGCGGGTGCGCGCCTTCGCCGCCGCCCACCCCGCCGACCGGGTGCTGCTCGGCCACGGCTGGGACGCCGCCCGCTGGCCCGAGGGACGGCCGCCGTCGCGGGCCGAACTCGACGAGGCGACCGGCGGCCGCCCCCTCTATCTCACCCGCATCGATGTGCACTCCGCCGTCGTCACCACCGCCCTCCTCGACCGCGTCCCCGGCGTGTCGGACCTGGCCGGCCACCGCGCCGACGCCCCCCTGACCGGCGCCGCCCACCACGCCGTCCGGGCCGCCGCCCACGCGGCCGTCACCGAGCGGCAGCGCACCGACGCCCAGCGGGCCGCCCTGGCCCGCGCCGCCTCGCTCGGCATCGGCTCCCTCCACGAATGCGCCGGGCCCGACATCTCCTCCGAGGACGACCTCACCGGGCTGCTGAAGCTTGCCGCCGGGGAGCCGGGACCGCGGGTCCACGGCTACTGGGCCGAGGCCGCGAGCAGCGCCGCCGACCTGGACAAGGTGCGCGAACTCGGCGCCATCGGCGCGGCGGGCGACCTCTTCGCCGACGGGGCGCTCGGCTCGCACACGGCGTGTCTCCACCAGCCGTACGCCGACACGCCGCACACCGGCACCGCCTATCTGGACGCGGCGGCCATCGCCGCCCATGTCATCGCCTGCACCGAGGCCGGGATCCAGGCCGGATTCCACGCCATCGGCGACGCCGCCGTCACGGCCGTCGTCGAGGGCGTACGGGCCGCCGCCGACAAGGCCGGGCTCGCCCGCGTCCGCGCCGCCCGCCACCGCGTCGAACACGCCGAGATGCTCACCCCCGGGACCATCGCGGCCTTCGCCGACCTCGGCCTCACCGCCTCCGTCCAGCCCGCCTTCGACGCACTGTGGGGCGGCGAGGACGGCATGTACGCCCAGCGGCTCGGCCCCGGGCGGGCCCGCACCCTCAACCCGTACGCGGCGCTGCTGCGCGCCGGTGTGCCCCTGGCGCTCGGCTCCGACAGCCCGGTCACCCCGCTCGACCCCTGGGGCACCGTGCGCGCCGCCGCCTTCCACCGCACCCCGGAACACCGGATCTCCGTCCGCGCCGCCTTCACCGCCCACACCCGCGGCGGCTGGCGGGCCATCGGGCGGGACGACGCGGGCGTCCTGGTGCCCGGCGCGCCCGCCGACTACGCGATCTGGCGGACCGGTGAACTCATCGTGCAGGTGCCCGACACGCGGGTCGCCGGGTGGTCGACCGACCCCCGCTCCGGCACCCCCGGCCTGCCCGACCTCACCCCCGGCGGTCAACTGCCCGTCTGTGTGCGCACGGTGGTGGGCGGACGCACCGTCCACCTCCGGCCGGACGAGTGA
- a CDS encoding integrase has translation MAMSYNVRFWEIRERPDRGKPFQVRWTVNGREKSESFITFALADSRRAKLMTAAREGEPFDQRTGLPASELRAIKQQTTWYDLAHEYIEQRWDRTPGNTRRTLADAFATVTPALVRPGVTFSDPRVLRRALYSWAFNKNAWQREPTEEWLHALGWMKRNSLPVSALAEADVLRRALDAMCRKLDGKAAAAKTARRKRAAFNEALNTAVEKGYFEDNPLNGLRWKAPAVNEEVDPVAVPNPAQVLRLLEAVAHQQGRGPHLEAFFGCMYFAAMRPVEVIHLRIDQCHLPKTGWGMLNLSGGVVTSGKEWTDDGEVHEVHSLKRRAASATRPVPIPPPFVRMLRAHVKRFDVAPDGRLFRNQAGNYVDAAAYGITWARAREYALTRTERTSGLAKRPYDLRHAGISFWLYSGVDPAECARRAGQSIEVLFRHYAKFLDGLREQANRLIEQSMNEWQRVSQGDAPEG, from the coding sequence ATGGCGATGAGTTATAACGTCCGTTTCTGGGAGATACGCGAGCGTCCCGATCGGGGCAAGCCTTTCCAGGTTCGGTGGACGGTTAACGGGCGAGAGAAGTCCGAGTCCTTTATCACGTTTGCGCTTGCTGATAGCCGACGGGCGAAGCTGATGACAGCTGCTCGCGAGGGTGAGCCGTTTGATCAGCGTACCGGCCTGCCGGCATCGGAGTTGCGGGCCATCAAGCAGCAGACTACGTGGTATGACCTGGCGCACGAATACATCGAGCAAAGGTGGGACCGCACGCCAGGGAACACCCGCCGCACCCTGGCTGATGCCTTCGCCACGGTCACGCCCGCCCTGGTACGGCCTGGCGTAACGTTTTCCGATCCGCGGGTACTGCGGCGTGCACTGTACTCGTGGGCATTCAACAAGAACGCCTGGCAGCGCGAGCCCACCGAGGAGTGGCTCCACGCGCTGGGCTGGATGAAGCGGAACTCTCTGCCGGTCAGCGCCCTCGCGGAAGCCGACGTTTTGAGGCGGGCCCTCGATGCGATGTGCCGCAAACTGGACGGCAAGGCGGCTGCGGCCAAGACAGCCCGACGCAAGAGGGCTGCGTTCAACGAGGCTCTCAACACTGCGGTGGAGAAGGGGTACTTCGAGGATAACCCCCTCAACGGGCTACGGTGGAAGGCGCCAGCAGTCAATGAGGAAGTGGATCCGGTCGCCGTTCCCAACCCGGCCCAGGTGCTTCGGCTGCTCGAGGCTGTTGCTCACCAGCAGGGGCGGGGTCCTCATCTTGAAGCGTTCTTCGGCTGCATGTACTTCGCGGCTATGCGGCCAGTCGAGGTCATCCATCTTCGGATTGATCAATGCCACTTGCCGAAGACTGGATGGGGGATGCTCAACCTCTCGGGCGGGGTTGTCACGTCTGGCAAGGAGTGGACCGACGACGGCGAGGTGCACGAGGTGCACTCGCTCAAGCGTCGCGCGGCAAGCGCGACGCGACCTGTTCCCATCCCGCCGCCATTCGTACGCATGCTGCGTGCCCATGTGAAACGGTTCGACGTGGCACCTGACGGCCGACTCTTCCGGAACCAGGCCGGCAACTACGTGGACGCTGCCGCCTACGGCATCACGTGGGCGCGGGCCCGGGAGTACGCCCTGACTCGTACCGAGCGCACTTCTGGCCTGGCCAAGCGACCTTACGATCTCCGACATGCCGGGATCTCGTTCTGGCTCTACTCCGGAGTGGACCCGGCCGAATGCGCCCGCCGCGCTGGCCAGAGCATCGAGGTTCTCTTCCGCCACTACGCCAAGTTCCTTGACGGCCTTCGAGAGCAGGCGAACCGCCTCATCGAGCAGTCCATGAACGAGTGGCAGCGCGTCAGCCAAGGTGACGCACCCGAGGGCTGA
- a CDS encoding chitinase, with the protein MLRPGRLSAALAALCTAVLTATLLAGSAAAGEPQSAGITKATPKAAPKAAEAPATKAAGDKVVGYFTEWGIYQRNYHVKNVETSGSAAKLTHINYAFGNVTGGKCAIGDAYADYDKAYDAASSVDGQADTWDAGALRGNFNQLRKLKKLHPGLKVLWSFGGWTWSSGFTEAAKNPAAFAQSCYDLVEDPRWADVFDGIDIDWEYPNACGLTCDTSGKDAFKNLMAAMRAKFGSSNLVTAAITADASSGGKIEAADYAGAAQYVDWYNPMTYDFFGAWAAQGPTAPHSPLNSYNGIPQQGFDTNAAITKLKGAGIPASKLLLGIGFYGRGWSGVTQDAPGGTATGAAPGTYEAGIEDYKVLKNSCPATGTVAGTAYAHCGNQWWSYDTPATIAGKMNYKQQQGLGGTFFWELSGDTTNGELIKSIS; encoded by the coding sequence ATGCTCAGACCAGGCAGACTGTCGGCCGCGCTCGCGGCGCTCTGTACGGCGGTCCTGACCGCCACTCTGCTCGCGGGCTCGGCCGCGGCCGGTGAACCCCAAAGCGCCGGCATAACCAAGGCCACGCCCAAGGCCGCACCCAAGGCCGCCGAGGCCCCCGCCACGAAGGCCGCCGGTGACAAGGTCGTCGGCTACTTCACCGAATGGGGCATCTACCAGCGCAACTACCACGTCAAGAACGTCGAGACCTCGGGCTCGGCCGCCAAGCTCACCCACATCAACTACGCCTTCGGCAATGTCACCGGCGGCAAGTGCGCCATCGGCGACGCCTACGCCGACTACGACAAGGCGTACGACGCGGCGAGCAGCGTCGACGGCCAGGCCGACACCTGGGACGCGGGCGCCCTGCGCGGCAACTTCAACCAGCTGCGCAAGCTGAAGAAGCTCCACCCGGGCCTCAAGGTGCTGTGGTCCTTCGGCGGCTGGACCTGGTCCTCCGGGTTCACCGAGGCCGCCAAGAACCCCGCGGCCTTCGCGCAGTCCTGCTACGACCTGGTCGAGGACCCGCGCTGGGCGGATGTCTTCGACGGCATCGACATCGACTGGGAGTACCCCAACGCCTGCGGGCTGACCTGTGACACCAGCGGCAAGGACGCCTTCAAGAACCTGATGGCCGCGATGCGCGCCAAGTTCGGTTCGTCCAATCTGGTGACCGCGGCGATCACGGCCGACGCCTCCTCCGGCGGCAAGATCGAGGCCGCCGACTACGCGGGCGCCGCGCAGTACGTCGACTGGTACAACCCGATGACGTACGACTTCTTCGGCGCATGGGCCGCACAGGGCCCCACCGCCCCGCATTCGCCGCTCAACTCCTACAACGGCATTCCGCAGCAGGGCTTCGACACCAACGCCGCCATCACCAAGCTCAAGGGCGCCGGCATCCCCGCCTCGAAGCTGCTGCTGGGCATCGGCTTCTACGGACGCGGCTGGAGCGGCGTCACCCAGGACGCCCCCGGCGGCACGGCGACCGGCGCCGCGCCCGGCACGTACGAGGCGGGCATCGAGGACTACAAGGTGCTCAAGAACTCCTGCCCGGCGACCGGCACGGTCGCGGGGACGGCCTACGCGCACTGCGGCAACCAGTGGTGGAGCTATGACACTCCCGCCACCATCGCCGGCAAGATGAACTACAAGCAGCAGCAGGGCCTGGGCGGCACCTTCTTCTGGGAGCTCAGCGGCGACACCACCAACGGTGAGCTGATCAAGTCCATCAGCTGA